The region CAGTGCGCCATCGAACTGACCAGCACCACGCGGTTTCCCGCCACAAGCTGCGGTTGCAGCGCGGCAATGCAATTGACCGGCCCGAGAAAATTGGTCGTGACCACCCGTTCAACCAGCTCTGCATCCACCACGCCGCGATCGAGATACTCGCAGGTACCTGCGCAAAGGATGGTGAGATCGGCGCAGCAATCGGCCAGCGCATGGCGGCAGGCTTCGCGATCGGTCATATCAAACAGGCGAACTGTGATGTTCGGGCTGGATTGCCGGAGTGCTTCCAGCCGCACCGGGTCACGCCCGCAGGCGATAACGTGGTAGCCATCGCGGGCCCAGGATCTCGCCAGCCCCTCGCCGATACCGGAGCTGGCGCCGGTGATGAGGACAGTCATCATGCGCGCACACTCCGTTTCACACCGCGAACCGCCCAACCCAGCAGCGGCAGATGTTGGTAGATCATCTCGCCGGCATCGTAGTAATCGCGCTGCCGCACTATCTTTTCGCCCCGCACATCCACCACTGAACAGCCCGGCAGTGTGAGGTGTTTCCCGCCGGCAATGCGCGGATGCGACCAGTGCATGGTCCAGCTTGTGGCAAAACGCGCATCGTCGTGAAGTGGTGAGTCGATGGAAAAATGGCAGTGGTTAACACTGGCGAGAAGGTGGCTGAAATAGCGCTCAATAGCCGGTAACCCCAGGTGTTCGCCAAACGGATCGATAAGCAGCGCATCCGGGTGATAGAGCGCGGATAGCGCAGAGACGGGCTGGCTATCCAGCCGGGCGTAGTACTCAACAAACCGATCGATGACGCGGGACAGTGTGCTCATGACTCTCACCAGGGCGTTGAACAACGTAACGGAACTGCATAATTCAAACTTACACAATTAAAATTATTTGTCCAAGTTTTGATGAAAATATTTTTTATTTAGTAGAGAATTCAATTGGTTGTTTGCAGTGTTTTTTTGCGAAAAAATGAGGGTGATACGCAACGGTAACCGTTGCGCTTGATGCAAAGGCCTGCGCAGGGAAGGGATTAGAGTGAGATGACGTCGAGGGAGCGAACGCGTGGTTGCCAGAGTTCGATCTGTTTTTTACGGGCGGCGGTGAGTTTGCCGGAAGTGACCAGCAACCACTTTCGTTCCGGCAGGATCTCCGGCGCTAAGGTTGCAGGCGGCACGGGAAGCACGTCAATACGGTGGCCCTGGCCGGTGCGTTTGAGCGCTTCAAGCCAGATTTCACACGGATCGGCAAGGTGCCATCCGGTGATGAGATAGTTATCGCCCGGCGCTTTTCTGTCTCCTTCAAGGCAAAAGGAGGTGTAAGAAATGATGATGCCATCGAGGATTTCGCGCAGGGTCATCATCGCCGGGATATTGGCCGACACTTTACTGCGCAGCGGTCGCAGCACTTCGGTTACCAGTTCCGGGCGCGGATATTCACGTCCTGAATCATAAATAAGCTGGCGCAGGGATTCGATTTTTCCCTCTTTCAGGCGCTGGAGCATGTTTTCCTGCAGCGTCAGCCAGTTGTTAGTGCGACGCGCGCCGGGGCGCTCCAGCAAGGGTTTCACCTGGCTGACAGGGACGCCTTTTTTCACCCAATCGAGAATTTTTAGCGCCTGCTGCACATCGTCATCGCTGTAGAGCCGGTGACCGCCATCGGTGCGCATCGGTTTGAGCAGGCCGTAGCGACGCTGCCAGGCACGCAGCGTGGTCGCGGTGATCCCGCAAAGTTGCGCAAATTCGCCGATGGAGTAAGACATAAGGTAAACCCGATAATAAAGAATGCTCTCAATATACTACGAATATTTATGGGTTGAATGAAGTGTGGGCCGTTTGCACTACACTTTACTGCCAACCGCGAAGATGAAAGGAGTTCTCATGAAGTTATGGCCAGTGGTGACGGGTGTGTCTATCGCCTTGACACTTGTCGCCTGTAAATCTCCGACGCCGCCAGAAGGGGTGCAGCCGATCACCGGGTTTGACGCCAGCCGTTATCTGGGGAAATGGTATGAAATCGCGCGTCTGGAAAATCGTTTTGAGCGCGGGCTTCAACAGGTAACCGCCACTTATGGCAAGCGCAGCGACGGTGGGATCAGCGTCCTTAACCGTGGTTTTGATCCGCAAAAGCAGAAGTGGAGCGAGAGCGAAGGGAAGGCTTATTTCACCGGCGAGCCGACCACCGCGGCGCTGAAAGTATCGTTCTTTGGCCCGTTTTACGGCGGTTATAACGTGATCAAACTCGATGACAATTACCAGTACGCGCTGGTGAGCGGCCCGAACCGCGACTATTTGTGGATCCTCTCCCGCACGCCGACGCTTCCTGAAACGGTAAAACAGGATTATCTGAATACCGCGCGAAGCCTCGGGTTCCGGGTTGACCAACTGGTATGGGTTAAACAGTAACGCAGCGCCGGGATCGCCTCATGTCCGCGATAACGCTGCGACACCCTGGGGAAGGGGCAGCAACAAAGGCCAGTTCCCCTTTGCGCCGGGCGCGAACAACACGCAATGTCGCGCCGGCAGGGGGAAATACCGCGCACCCGTAGGGGTTTTAGTGCTCAGTCTGTTAGCTTAGCCGTTCTTCCGTCAGGCACAAAACAGGCAGCTTGTGTTGCGCAGGACGAACGAATTCCGCGCACAATCTGTTTCAGCGACAAGAGGTGATACCGTTAACGCTGAGATGCCAGCCAGAATTTTGCCTTCAAAATGAATATTTTTCCGATAAGAATCTCATGATTGCCGCGACATTTTTTAAGTTATAGCTAACCAGACTGTTCTTCTCATAAGCCAGCTTCAATATGTCGTAGTCATCAACCAGCTGGCCGATGTCTAATTTAGCTGGCTCACGATGAGGATCGTAGAGGGATGCGGAGGGAACATTCCAGTAATAATCGGCATCCAGCGCAATGCTATCTATTCCCCGCTGCTTCATTTCAATAAAAATTTTGCTGATGATTTCTTCAAGTAAATGGAGATCGATTTGCATACTACGTCCTTACTCGTCAGTGGCTGCAGCGGCCGAGATCCAGTCGCGAAAACGGCGGCTTATCTTCTGCAACAACGCGGATTCCTCATACACCAGATAGTAGGCTATCGGCGAATGAAGCGAGATTTTCAGCGGGTTAATTAGCAGGCCACTTCTTAGCTCTTCGCGTACAAGAGCACGGCGAACAAGCGCGATGCCTCTGCCTGCAATTGCCGCTTCAATCACGCCATTGGAGTCGATGAAAATGGGGCCGGTGTCACTCTTCACATCGTCAATACCCAGCGTATGAAACCATAAGGCCCAGTCCAGCCGGTGCTCATCGTGCAGCAGCGGATATTTTGCCACATCCCGCGGCCCTGAGAGTTCGCTTTCTGCCGCGAGTAATCGGGGGCTACAGACCGGGAGAAGATTGTCGTTTACCAGAACCTCAGACGTCAGTCCCGGATAGTTACCCGCACCGTGTCGGATAGCGAAATCAATCCCTTCGGAAAGTAAATCAACCTGCCTGTTGGTGGTGCTGATTTGCACTTCCACACCCGGATTGGCTTTTTCAAAGGCTGGCAGGCGCGGCAGCAACCATTGAATGGCAAAACCACTGGTGCAACTGACCGTCACTTTGTTTGCCTTTCCCTCATTCATTAAGCGTTGCGTTGCTTCTGCTATCTGGCCGAACGCGGGTCTGATCGCCCGCATATAGATGCGCCCCTCGGTTGTCAGTTCCAGACGGCGAGGGCTGCGGATGAACAGCCTGGTGCTGGTGAAGTTTTCCAGTTTTGCGATTTGCTGGCTGACAGCGCTGGATGTCACACATAACTCTTCCGCAGCCGCTTTGATACTCATCAGCCTCGCGGCCGACTCAAAACACATAAGTGCATGTAAAGGGGGCATTTTCATTAACGACACTGTCTCATGGGTTAGAAAATCTTAAGTATAAACAAAAATCTTGTTTGTCAGTCTGTCTGGCATGTTTCACAGTTTCGCCGTGAATTCCCCGTAAACGAAAAGGAACGGTTATGCGTGTTGCTGATTATCTTCGGTTAGTGTTGCTTGCCGCTATCTGGGGCGCGAGTTTTCTCTTTATGCGCATAGCGGTACCGCAGTTCGGTGCGATTAATACGGCATTTTTGCGGGTATTTTTTGGTTTTATCGGACTTGCGGTCATTTTATTACTGTTTAAATCTTCGTTTGATTTTAAAGATAAGTTCAAATCCTCATTTATCCTCGGTGTTATTAATTCTGGGTTGCCTTTTCTGATGTATTGTCTGGCGGCCCAATGGCTGCCTGCCGGGTATTCGGCCATTTTGAATGCAACCACCCCGTTGATGGGGGCGCTGGTGGGTTTTTCCTTTTTTGCCGAGAAACTCACCCTCAAAAAATGGGGTGGCGTGCTGCTGGGGCTTATCGGCATCATCGTGATTACCACCATCGGTGAAGCGCAATCAGCGGATAAACAAATCATCGGTGTTATTGCCTGTCTTATCGCGACCAGTTGTTATGGGATCGCCGGCTTTCTGACGCGCAGTTGGATTTCAAACAAAGGGGGACTCGATCCGAAAATAGTCGCTTTCGGTAGTCAGACAGGCGCAACGGTTTTTTTGCTGCCTTTTTTCATCTGCAGCACCCGGTTCGGGCCAACGATTAACTGGCTGCAGCAAGAGGCCTGGGTGAGCGTCATTGCAGTCGGGGTTTTCTGCACGGCATGGGCTTACATCCTCTATTTTCGACTGATTGCCGATATCGGGCCGTTACGTTCATTAACCGTGACATTTTTAATTCCGCCGTTTGGCGTGCTATGGGGATATCTGGTACTGAGCGAAACCATTAACAGCGGTTTCATTATGGGGGCGCTTATTATCGGTGTGGCGGTCTGGATGGTGGTGAGTCCTGAAAAAGCGTTCAGGTGAGGTAACGGCTTTTAGAGAGGCAATCAGATCTCATGTGATTGCATCGCCATGGGTTTAACAGGCACAGCAGAGCCATTTTGATGACTCTGCTGTGCCGATCACACGCCCTGGAGGGCAGCAGGAGTCGTCGTGCTGACGGCCACGACAACGCCGTTACAGAAAGTTGTTCCGTTACTGAAGCGTGAAGAATTAAAGAAAAAAATCTACCGAACGAGAGATGAATCCCGCAGCGATATTTCGATAACAACGGACTGTTTTATATCAGTAAGCGTCAGCATGGTTAGCGCAATCCCATGCCACCGGCGGAGTATGAAAAACACTATTATCAGCGGCCCGGAAGTGTCGGGAATATCCGTGGCGATTGATTAGCGGAAAAGTGTCCAGAAAATCATTCCGTTTACCGGGTTTATCGCCGTTGATATGCACTATTAACCGGGCGTCGCGCAATATAATTATTTTGTGCAGACGAAGGGTAGGGCAGATGTTGCAGACGCGGAAAATATCACATCTGGTATAACCTTCCTTTATATCTGTCGGGGGACATACGCAAAGGTTAATAATATATTTAATGAGGCAATGCTTGCCTGATAATGAGCTATCCGATGGGTGAGGATTTGCATTTAATAACATCTGAATAATGTTTTTTCAGGTAATAGCTTGATGAAAGCGATTTTATTACTGGCTATAAAATAACAATGCGGAAGGCTCCGTAATTTGCCCTGGTTTATTTGCCCTGGTTTATTTGCCGTATTGAGTAAAAAAGGTGAGCAGGCCTATATTTTTGTTGTTCTTTCTTATTTCAAGGGGAACAGCATATTTGCTCGTAGATAATTTTATTGCAAGGAGGCCAGTATGTCCTCATACAGCCTAAATAAAGCCAAGGAGAAAAATATGTCCGCATATTACCCACACAGTCTTATTCCTCCCCATATTTTACGTCGCATTATCGACAATGGCTCTGAGGCGCAGCAACACTTTGCGCGTCGAACTTTAGTCCATGTGCAAAACTTGATGGATATCGGCCTTAAAGGAATCTCTAAGCCTCTGGCCACCTACCCTGGCGAATTGATGCGTAATATTTACGATGCGCATCATCAGTCGACGGTAAATGGCACGCTGGTACGTTATGAAGGCCAACCTTCCAATGGCGATATCGCTGCGGACGAGGCCTATGAGTACCTCGGCGTGACGCATGATTTCTTCTGGCGAGTCTGGCGACGCAATTCTCTTGATAACCAGGGGATGGCCCTGAATGGCATCGTGCATTTCGGTGAATCATATATGAATGCGTTCTGGGATGGGCAGGAGATGGTTTTTGGTGATGGCGACGGTGTTATTTTTAATCGTTTCACGATTGCCATCGATGTCATCGCGCATGAACTCGGTCATGGCGTCACCGGCAGTGAGGCCGGGTTGATCTATTATGCGCAGTCAGGCGCACTGAATGAATCTTTATCAGATGTTTTCGGCTCGCTGGTGAAGCAATACTACTACCAGCAAACCGCCGACCAGGCTGATTGGTTGATTGGCGAAGGATTACTGGGTGAAAGAATTAATGGCCGTGCGCTGCGCTCCATGTCTGCGCCGGGCACCGCCTACAACGATCCGATGTTAGGTGCCGACCCGCAGCCCGCCCATATGAACGATTATGTCCGAACCCGCGATGACAATGGCGGTGTGCATTTAAATTCCGGTATCCCAAATCGCGCCTTTTACCTGGCATCTGTCGCTGTCGGCGGTTATGCATGGGAAAAAACCGGTTACGCCTGGTACGACACGGTTTGTGACAAGTCACTGACTCCGGACGCAGATTTCGCCACCTTCGCCAGATTGACTATCTATCACGGTGGAAAACGTTCCGGCAAAGCGGTTGCCAACGCCATCGAGCAGGCCTGGAGAGAAGTTGGAGTGTTATGGTGAGCACGCCTGAACTCACCGATGATGTGGTGATTGAACTGGCCCGTGAAGGCGGGCTGGTTTATATGCCGAAACTCATCAGAAAGCAGTGCATTGAAATAGCGCAGTTGAATACAGAGCAGCGCCAGCGCCTTGACACTATTCTTCGCCAGGCATTACCGCTCGGGCAGCGGCCTGGCCTGGCAAATTCTCCAGGCGAGGGTGACCAGCGTTTCTACCGCCTCCAGATTACTTGGACGGCCCGGCAAAAAGAGATGCAATTGTTGATCCCGGAAAACCAGGCGCCGGAATCCCTGCAAAGGTTGTGCAGAGAAGGTAAGACCTCTATCTGCAAACCTTAAAATGCGATGAACCCGACGCGTTTTTATATTTTTTCTGCAAAGGAGGTATATCAATAAAAATCTTAAATCAGCTTGGTTACGAATACCAACAGGTAATATCACATCTGAAAAGGAATATTCAATCATGAAAAAAAATCTACTGATTTTAATGTTATCTTTATTTCTGACTGGTTATGTTTACGCGCATGGATATATTGATAACCCACCAAGTCGTTCATTTCTTTGCACTCACGCGGGCGGTGCACTAAATAAAGCTTGTGGCGCGGTGATGTATGAACCTCAATCGATTGAAGGCGTGAAAGGTTTTCCTGACGGCGGTCCTTCCGATGGTTTAATCGCAAGCGCAGGGAATCCGAGTTTTTCTGAATTAAATGAACAGACGCCAGGTCGTTGGTACAAAGTCAATCTCAAAAGTGGCGCGCATACATTTGACTGGACGCTCACCGCCCGCCATAGCACAACTTCCTGGAAATATTACATCACTAAGCAAGGATGGGATCCGAATAAACCATTAGCTCGGGCTGATTTTGATTTAAAACCTTTCTGCGAAAGATTTGATAACGGGAAAATCCCGCAAAGTAAAGTCCAGATGAACTGTACTATTCCACAACGCTCGGGGTATCAAGTTATTTTGGGCGTATGGACAATTGCCGACACAGGGAATGCGTTCTATCAGGTCATTGATGCTAATATGACTAAATAATCAATGAAATATCTAAAACTGTGTTAGTCCGAGTCTGTACTAATACAGTTTATTAAATAAGATTATTTATCGAGTGTGGTTTTTTGCAGGTATAAATGTGTAATTAATCTTACCTTTGGCCCTTTTGCCCAGGGCCATTTCCCCTGCTTGTTGCCATCCCTCATCGAAACATCAGCATTGAAGAAAGGGCAATTGGCTTCGAACTGGATGTTACCCAACGCGAATCAGGTAACAGCGAAACCAGAACAGAAGCCAGGCTGGAAGGTTCGCCCGCAAGGGGTCGTTCAGTGTGAAAATCACGGGGCGAGTCTCACATAAAGCGTAACAAACCCGCTCTCTGGATTGGCAAGCAATTTGCGGATGCCGGGAATTGGGACAGTGCAGTGACGGATAGCGTACGCGGTTTGCGTACTGATAAATATGTGATCGACAACCCACAAAGCGCGGTGCGTTATCTCTCTACGGATAATGGCGCTACAACTGTCGTGCTTCTCCCTTGTCAGTAATTGATGTTAAGGCCTCATGATGTTTACTGAGGTCATATCTTGATAATTTAAGGAGGCTGCAATGATAACAATTGATGACATGGGGTTACTCAGTAACTGGTTGGCCGCTCTCGCCGGATTATTTGGTGGCCTGAGCGTGTCATTTTTTTGGCAACCTAAAAAGTTGTATCAACGTGGCCGTCTGACGGCGGGCATCATTATCGGGGGGATTAGCGTTAGTACGACATTTACCCTGGGAGGAATTATCTCTCAATGGCTGGGAATGAATTTTACAGATAAGGATACTGCTATGGGGATCGGTTATTTCATTGGGTCAATCAGTGTCGGAATGGTTGCCTGGCTGGCCAATTTTTTCTGCCACAGAGAAGAGCGCGACATTTTGCAGGTGGCAGGAGAGCTGAAGCGCGCCGCCAGAGGTGTTAACAAAATACCAGGCCGTTACCGATCCATTCGTAGTTCAAAAACAGGAGATCCATCATGATGTTGAAGGTTTTATACTGGGTACTCACTCTGGTAGATGTTTTTGTTGCTTTGATTATTCTGATTAGCGCGCTCAGTCATCGCCTTCTCAATACCGTTTATATTTCGCGAGGATATAGTATTGGGCTGCTGATTGCGGGGATTGGTTTTATGTTACAGGTGGCGATAAATGTGCCTTTTTTATTGTTTGATGTCATATTAACGCCTTATCAATCCTCTTTTTTTATATTTAAAGATATCGGTATCGGGATAGTAACAATCAGCTATTGCATACATCCGCCGTCTACAAATCTGCCATCCAGTAAGAAATTTCCCCATAAAAGAGCAGCAAAATAAGCTAAATAAATCACCAACCCAAAAAAAGAGTGGGTATGATAAAAGGAGCATTATTTACATCTGATGCTCCTTTTGTGCTAGAGACTCGTTGGGAATGGATGGCAATCGAACAGCATAAATAGTGTGGCTAACTTTCTTTAAAATACATCATTGCTGCCTGGGTGCGGTTAGTCACATTCAGGCGACGAAAAATAGATTCGAGATGCGTTTTTACGGTACCCGGACTGATATTCAGGAGGCGGCTAATTTGTTTATTAGATTCGCCGGCAGCGAGCAATTTGAGGATCTCGCGCTGACGTTCGCTTAGACAAGCCAGGGTACGATGGTTATTATCCAGAACCGTCATATTCTCGTGGGGAAAGCTGAGCATGCCCGCAGAAGCGGTATGTAGCGTTTGTGTGATGGTTTCGGGGGGGGAGTCGCGCCTGACAAAAGCAATGGCATGATGATTCAGAAATTGCCGCAACGAGATGAGTTGGCATTTATTTACCAGCATCACCACCGGGATGCCAGGATAGTGCTGCGATAAGTTATCAATTAACTCAATACATGCTTTTTTATTATCATTACCATCCAGAATAATTAAGGAGGCGGGGAATTTGCCCAGAGTTTCATTGATTTTCTTACAATCATTTAAACCGCAGATTTTTACTTCCGGAATGCTATGAGACACTACCGATGTCATTTCTTCAATGTATATAGAATGTTTGTCAATCATGAATATATGCATGCGCCTTCTCCATATAATAGTTTCTTCAATGAATCTATTACTTCATAGAGTAGTCAATGGTGTGAATAATTGAAATTAGGGTGATTTCCATAGGCCTTTTATCCGACAGGAAACGGATAATAACTTTAAGTTATGCCTGACGCTTATAAACAACCTCTTAATTATTTTTGCGAAGTAGGGTGTTATCTTATTATCTCATTTAGTTATACCTTGAAACGCAAGGTTTTCGGTGCGCCGATGTGCTCCTTTCGACAACAGCATGAAAGCATGGAGACCGGCAGCAGAATTAGCGTTATCCGATTCCAGAACTTATCTGCGCAATACTCTTCGCTGTAAATAATCGAAAGGGTTTTGATAGAAAGCCCGTACAGACAATAACAAAAAACGTCTTTTAATCATGATGGGTGAATAGTGGCATCCGACCCGGGCTAACACCGCTGGTGTCAGAAATCCGGTCCCATAAAAGGAGGGCAAAAAGCGGTTGCGGGTACTTTTTCCTCATATACTCTGGCGTAGCTGTTCCCTTATTCGTGAAATTCGCTTTCACCCAAAAATATCATTTGGCTATATGTACTAACTGTTAGTGATGTCAGATTTAATAATAGACATATGTCGTTAACAGTATACCTGGCGAGGTTTTTCATGCTGGGTATGAAAGTTTATTACGCTTACATCTTCTGCGACGGATTCTAAATCAACTGGTTATACTTTAAAAAACAAGTGAAATGATTGACCGTCCATTCCTGAAATAATTAAGAGAGTAGACAGTGTGAGCTGTGATCGTGCGTCGTTCAGGTGAAGTCTGTTTCCTGTTCCGGCCGGGCATGTTAAATGGCATTTATGCATTATCGCACTGCCAGAGAACACTTCAGAATGATCACAGCTTGTGGCGGGGTAGTATAAAACGGGGTCGTTACCGACCCCGCAGAGAACACTCAGGAGAGGATTTTTGCAAAAGCTTTGGCGAAAGCATAGTTTTCCTGACCAGTGATCAGCGTACTGGTTGGTTTACTGTTCGAGTGCATATTGCCATGTTCGTCGATGGTATCAGGTGCAAAATCGCGTCCCAGAGACCAGTTACTGACTTGATGCAGATTGTTGGCTTTGGAAAATTCAGCAACCTTAACTGCATCCTCAAGCGTGAATACTAACGGGTCAGTGTCATTGTGGCCGATCATCGGTGTCACAACGATTTTTGAATATGCTTCGGCATCGGTATAACCCCAAATCGCTTTTAGCTGATCTTTGGTGGCGTTAATTGCCTGAATAGCATAATCCCCCTGATTGCCGGCAAAACTT is a window of Enterobacter sp. R4-368 DNA encoding:
- a CDS encoding SDR family NAD(P)-dependent oxidoreductase, with product MMTVLITGASSGIGEGLARSWARDGYHVIACGRDPVRLEALRQSSPNITVRLFDMTDREACRHALADCCADLTILCAGTCEYLDRGVVDAELVERVVTTNFLGPVNCIAALQPQLVAGNRVVLVSSMAHWLPFPRAEAYGASKAALSWFANSLRLDWEPKGIAVTVVSPGFVDTPLTRKNDFAMPGQVSVDEAVNAIRRGLAKGKNHIAFPTGFSLILRLLAGLPSFLQHALLRRMVRS
- a CDS encoding nuclear transport factor 2 family protein, with the protein product MSTLSRVIDRFVEYYARLDSQPVSALSALYHPDALLIDPFGEHLGLPAIERYFSHLLASVNHCHFSIDSPLHDDARFATSWTMHWSHPRIAGGKHLTLPGCSVVDVRGEKIVRQRDYYDAGEMIYQHLPLLGWAVRGVKRSVRA
- a CDS encoding MerR family transcriptional regulator, which produces MSYSIGEFAQLCGITATTLRAWQRRYGLLKPMRTDGGHRLYSDDDVQQALKILDWVKKGVPVSQVKPLLERPGARRTNNWLTLQENMLQRLKEGKIESLRQLIYDSGREYPRPELVTEVLRPLRSKVSANIPAMMTLREILDGIIISYTSFCLEGDRKAPGDNYLITGWHLADPCEIWLEALKRTGQGHRIDVLPVPPATLAPEILPERKWLLVTSGKLTAARKKQIELWQPRVRSLDVISL
- a CDS encoding lipocalin family protein, with the translated sequence MKLWPVVTGVSIALTLVACKSPTPPEGVQPITGFDASRYLGKWYEIARLENRFERGLQQVTATYGKRSDGGISVLNRGFDPQKQKWSESEGKAYFTGEPTTAALKVSFFGPFYGGYNVIKLDDNYQYALVSGPNRDYLWILSRTPTLPETVKQDYLNTARSLGFRVDQLVWVKQ
- the gcvA gene encoding transcriptional regulator GcvA; protein product: MKMPPLHALMCFESAARLMSIKAAAEELCVTSSAVSQQIAKLENFTSTRLFIRSPRRLELTTEGRIYMRAIRPAFGQIAEATQRLMNEGKANKVTVSCTSGFAIQWLLPRLPAFEKANPGVEVQISTTNRQVDLLSEGIDFAIRHGAGNYPGLTSEVLVNDNLLPVCSPRLLAAESELSGPRDVAKYPLLHDEHRLDWALWFHTLGIDDVKSDTGPIFIDSNGVIEAAIAGRGIALVRRALVREELRSGLLINPLKISLHSPIAYYLVYEESALLQKISRRFRDWISAAAATDE
- a CDS encoding DMT family transporter → MRVADYLRLVLLAAIWGASFLFMRIAVPQFGAINTAFLRVFFGFIGLAVILLLFKSSFDFKDKFKSSFILGVINSGLPFLMYCLAAQWLPAGYSAILNATTPLMGALVGFSFFAEKLTLKKWGGVLLGLIGIIVITTIGEAQSADKQIIGVIACLIATSCYGIAGFLTRSWISNKGGLDPKIVAFGSQTGATVFLLPFFICSTRFGPTINWLQQEAWVSVIAVGVFCTAWAYILYFRLIADIGPLRSLTVTFLIPPFGVLWGYLVLSETINSGFIMGALIIGVAVWMVVSPEKAFR
- a CDS encoding M4 family metallopeptidase, whose protein sequence is MSAYYPHSLIPPHILRRIIDNGSEAQQHFARRTLVHVQNLMDIGLKGISKPLATYPGELMRNIYDAHHQSTVNGTLVRYEGQPSNGDIAADEAYEYLGVTHDFFWRVWRRNSLDNQGMALNGIVHFGESYMNAFWDGQEMVFGDGDGVIFNRFTIAIDVIAHELGHGVTGSEAGLIYYAQSGALNESLSDVFGSLVKQYYYQQTADQADWLIGEGLLGERINGRALRSMSAPGTAYNDPMLGADPQPAHMNDYVRTRDDNGGVHLNSGIPNRAFYLASVAVGGYAWEKTGYAWYDTVCDKSLTPDADFATFARLTIYHGGKRSGKAVANAIEQAWREVGVLW
- a CDS encoding protealysin inhibitor emfourin; translated protein: MSTPELTDDVVIELAREGGLVYMPKLIRKQCIEIAQLNTEQRQRLDTILRQALPLGQRPGLANSPGEGDQRFYRLQITWTARQKEMQLLIPENQAPESLQRLCREGKTSICKP
- a CDS encoding lytic polysaccharide monooxygenase, with translation MKKNLLILMLSLFLTGYVYAHGYIDNPPSRSFLCTHAGGALNKACGAVMYEPQSIEGVKGFPDGGPSDGLIASAGNPSFSELNEQTPGRWYKVNLKSGAHTFDWTLTARHSTTSWKYYITKQGWDPNKPLARADFDLKPFCERFDNGKIPQSKVQMNCTIPQRSGYQVILGVWTIADTGNAFYQVIDANMTK
- a CDS encoding response regulator transcription factor; amino-acid sequence: MHIFMIDKHSIYIEEMTSVVSHSIPEVKICGLNDCKKINETLGKFPASLIILDGNDNKKACIELIDNLSQHYPGIPVVMLVNKCQLISLRQFLNHHAIAFVRRDSPPETITQTLHTASAGMLSFPHENMTVLDNNHRTLACLSERQREILKLLAAGESNKQISRLLNISPGTVKTHLESIFRRLNVTNRTQAAMMYFKES